CTTTCCCCAAAGTAATAAGAATGAAACTCCTGAGGTACCAATCCCAACTCACCTTTCTCTGGTTTGCTGCTACACGCAGGGTCTTCAGTGTctggaggaaaaaatgaaaaaatcattaaacatttattcattgaaaGTCATGCCATTTCTATGTGCAGCTCAGAATAAAAAGAGCCAGGAAAACAATCTATATGTTACCACATTCCCAAACAGTCCAGGCTGTCTGGATGATTCAAGTTCACTTTCACTCACTGGCCTCTGGAAGTTAGCCAAAAATTGTGCATTTCAAGTTTCCTGCTCTGTTTTGACCTGTGGCCACAGTGGTCCGGCTATACTTGAATCCCTGCACTGGGACTACAGGAGAAGTGATTTGGGGAAGCAAGAAGACCTTCCAGGAATCCCAGCTGTCCTCTGCAGAGAGGTCACTTTTAGCTGGAACTTCCCAGTGCCAAGCTTCCTATCCCCCTGGTGGAAAGTATGATAGAAGATTCCATCCTTTGCCATGACTATGGGGATTAGAGATGAGGGGGGAGCCCAGAGCCTAGGAAGCAGGAGGTGCTCAGTAAGCAAGAGCTTTATGGCCAATGTGGTGTGAATCAGGCTATGATTTTCCCATCTCTTCTCACTggcccaaaggaaataaaacactgagAGACACTCCCTACACTTACTGTAGTTCTCTGCCAGGACAGGCACTAGACCACACTGGCCTGCTATGTAGATGAAGCCTCCATCCAAGCTCATGGCATCAGCCTCTCCTTTCTGCAAAGACACAGCACATGAAAGCAGGTGAAGAGGCTATCTCCTGTCCTACCTGTCCTTCCAGCTGTTTCCTTGAAGCAGCCTTCCCAGCACAGGCCACAAAGGCCCCAGGAGATAGCAGGTACTTATACCAGACCCCCAGAGGATCTATCAGTCAGGAACACCcagcacagaaaataaaatacactctCATTTTCACCCAAAGCATGATGAACTGATgataattttggggtgccttgcTTAGCTTTTCCAGGAGCAAAGACCCACATTGAGTCCTCCTATCCTCTCATAAGGATGCACTGTCCTACAGACATTTCTACAATAACTTTCTGGAAACCAAAGTTCTTATTTGTAAGACAGATGAGTGGCATCAGGGACACAAGGCCATGTCTGTGGCATAGAATGCCTCCTGATGGGGCTCCAGCCCTGAATCATGGCCATGTGGTTGCATTCTCTTTCAGTGCTTGGTGTAGTCAAAGTGTTACTGAATGAGTAAAATATTCTTGAACGACCTAATTGTCAGGTTTATAAGCCCTGAATTATAGAGATGCTTAAATTCCATAAGATTGCCAAGCTTTCCATTGGGCCTGGCaatatactttttcaaaatatacCCTAAAGGAGTAATCAAATATATGGGAAACTATCTCAGTAAAATGTATGattcataaaatgtaaaacatgcaAGTATAATTCATAACAGCAAAAAGACGGAGACTAAATGATATTATAGATAATATGGATAAATGGCTAAGTAAACTGCATCATATCCACACTATGAAATAGATTACAACATTAAAAGatcatgttttctaaaaaatgatTTGTGACATAGGAAAAGCTAACTAGATATCAGAAAAAAGTGTAGTGAATTGTGAATATGATATGATCCCATTTAACAGGATTTTCTCTGAGTTAGAAGATTATAAgtacttctcattttcttttttgtaccatTCAGgattttcaaaattccaaaagcAGACATGGGATGCTCTTGTGATCAACAAAGCTAAACTTCTGCCTGCTTGCACAATCAGCACAGCCCTGTCACACTTGTCATGGCACACCATGGGTCTCAGGCACACCACACCATGGTCCAGCCTCCCATAAGCGGACACAGCTCAGAGTGCCCTCCACTGTGTACTAACACCAGGAGGAAACAGAACCTTAAGGAGCCCTTCAGATCCATAAAATCAAAAGTACTGAAGCTCCTGTGGGGGTGGGCTCCCACACATGAGGGCAAGGTTCCTGGGAACGCAGGTTTTTATATCATTCCTAAGAACACTCACTCAGCCTTAGGAACAGGCAGAGAGCCGTGGTAGAGATGCTGCCCTGTGGGGGCAGCAATAACATACCGCGATCATGGCAATACAGTCTTCGGTGGACTCGGCTGTTTCACACTCTATTTTCCCTACGCTGTTTACACTCCACGTATCACACTTGGCCTTCTCTTGGTGACTTATTGCACACCATTTCACCTTCTTGCATTCATCCTTTGAGGTATCAGAGCCTAGGGCATAAGGAAGAGAACCAGATTTAGATGAGGCCTCAGAAGTTCCTGCTGGCTACGAATACTGCTGTCTTCATGAAAGTGCTGGGATTTTGCCAGCAATACACAAACAGATCCCATTCAAGGAATTAATAGCCTTAGAAAACAAAGGTAGTAACAATCTCTTTGTTGTATCATTTAGACGATAATTTCTTCTAAGAAGCCAACTTCACTCACAACCCCTCTATCACTTCAGTCAGgctctcttctttttgaaataGCACTTAACTACCTgagttgttcctttttttttttttaatactttatttttttaagttatttatttatttatttatttatttatttatttatttatttagagagacagagggagaatcccaagcaggctccttgctgttagcaccaagcccaatgtggggcttgatctcatgaccatgagatcaggacctgagccaaaatcaagaatcagacacttaaccgactgagctacacaggcacaTCCTGAgttgttcttatttatttgttcattgtttaTTATCTGTTCCTGCAGGAAAACATAAGCTCAGCCAGGGCAAGGGCTATGCCTGTCTTATTCTCCAAGGCACCCTCATTATTCAAAGGCAGTGCCTGGCTTGTGGTCAGTGcaataaatgtctgctgaataAATGGacatctattcaattttcaaGTTCGGTTCAAGTCACTTCCTCGGGGAAACTTTCACACAGCTCCAggatctatttttctttgttttcatggtCTCATCAGACCATGATATTTTgttctgttgtgtttgttttcccttcttttgagCAGATCTATAATTTGTAATCAATCATTCAGTAGAGTGACTATTCATTATTTGTCTTCTCCACTGGTGAGAAAGTTTTATGGCAGCGGAATCTTATATATGTTGGTCTCACCATTGTATGCGCAGCACCTAGCACAGTTTATGGCTAGATgatcaataaatgtctgttgaatgaaagaatgatcAAGCAAACCCCACAATGATCCAAGGAAGTTCAGGAGCAGGATTAACCCATCCAGAGCTCCAGTTTCATTATGGCACATGTTGATCATAATATGGCTGCAGATGTACAAGTCTGTagtagttttgttctttttgccttactttgtgccaggctaATTGGTTTCACAAAGTGGCCAGGCAGGGTGGCCCTGATTTATACAAGGGAAATAATACTAGTATCAATCCAAAGCATTTTAAGCATAAGTTTCCTTCAATGCCTTTTGGTGATATCCGGGCTCATCTCATGATGACCGATACCATTTAGCATCAGTCTGACACTGGGTGGCAAAGCTGGGCAGATAAAGAAATGTCAGGGTGGGCTTCTGGTACCTGGAAAGAGTCTATTGCTGGTCCCTGCCCTTACCAGGTTTCCTAGCTCCTAAGGTCACATGATCCTTCCCTAGTACTTACGCATATCTTCCCTTAGATTCCGAAGAGCAGTGACATACTCATATCCCAGGTACAGCCAGGTGTCCATTTTAGGGGGAATCCTTAAAAGCCCTTGGGCAGAGTCCTTAAACAGCAGGTCCTTCCCCAAAGTTGAGCTGAAGAGCTGGAAGGCTGTAGATTTGTCTTTGCCATAATGTTCCTGTATATAGTAAAACACAATAGTAAATGGCTACAGCAACAAGGAATGCTGCAAAAGgagactgaagaaaaacaaaccccccagaaaatgaaattaaaaccatTAAATTTTCAAGATTCCAGGAGAGAGGGCAGACAGGCCTGCTCTTTCCCACCCAGcaacttccccacccccagccctcttaCAGTCATGCAACATGTTTCTGTGGCCTATCCCCCTGGCTGGGTTGACCGCTCACTGAGTATAAGAAATGGATCTCCTTCAGAGGCTGACCCTGTGTGATTACCACTTAAACTCTTGATAGATGGAATGGCTTGATGAGAGGAGGTTGGCTCAGTGCTGGGATTCTGCTGCTCTAAGGAAATAAAGCTGGCTGTGTGTGTAGCACCCTTGTAGTCAGGCTGAGGGACATTGGGAAAGAGATCATTTCCTTCTGGGGATGTCATGGAAGGCcttatgggggagggggtgtttgCCCTTGGCCTAGAAGTCCTGGTttagatagaaagaaatggaattaagCAGTAATGCAGGACTAGACCCCGTGTGACTCTGAGTCCCTGCTGGGCACTTTCACACAAGTGGATAATATGTGGCACAGTTCCCACTATGTCCTGAAAACAAGGAATTCCATAGTGGCCAGAAGGGAATGTAGGAAAATGCCCCAAATCCAATCAGGAACCACTAAGCAGGAGGGAGAACAGTGAATTCAGTACCTGGGCCTGGTTGAGAAGCTCCCAGATCAAGTCCTCCTTGCCCCCCACACTTCGGGCCACAACAGCATGGGAAGGAACCTTGGCCAGGTAGCAGTCCTCATATCTATCCACTGACTTCCGGGAGTTGTCCCGGCAGAGCAGCTCATACTGGTCCCTGTCAGCTTTGTTTGGCAGGTTCTCTGGGGGAAGAAAGCCTGGATGAGCCAACTGTAGCCAGGACAGAGCCATGAGCTGTAGTCTCTGTTCCTATCCCTTGCAGTCCCAATAAATCATAACATGTACAAGCTGAGATGCCTAGAGCAAATGAAAGCCAGAGCACATAAGAGAACTGACGTTAAGATCCCACAACCAGTCACAGGCAAGGAAGCTTCTGATGCCTAGTGCAGGGGTGACTGCCTGACACCCACAACAGGTCTCATCTCAGCGGGCCAAATTCAGGCCGAGGTTAGCCAGACGAGCCCCCAATCCTTTGCTGTGGCAACATTGACCGGCAAGAAGGGTTCCTGTGTCCAGGAGGTTGAATTATGGAAAGATGCCCAGGAGTCCAGGTGAGGACCCTATATGTACACAACTCTGCACAAGTAGAAGCCCAAGCAATGATAAAGGAGGAACACAGTATGCTCATATCTAACTATGGCCCATGAAGAGGaatgcagaaggagaaaaaaaaaaaaaaaaagcccacagcCTGGAGGAGATATGCAAATTCTTCTCCTGTCATTTACCCAGTACTGTGCAGTGCTTGACAAAGGCCACTTGCCCAGCGTCATCCATCAGACACCTGTgggaaagaaatacattaaaaggattactGCAGGGTAGGCCCTTCTCCTCAGGCTTAAGGGTCTGTCTGATCACACCATACAGCTTGGGGACAAGGGCAGAGCCTGGTGAAGGCCTCTGAGCAGACCCACAGCTGAGGAAGCGCCATGGGGCACTGATATGCTACTAAGATGGGAGGATGAATTTATAGGAACCAGAAATCCCTCATAATGTTTcccaaagcagcaaaaaaaaaatcattgaaaatattttgatatagaACAGAGTTTTCAAATTTCTGAAATGGAAGATAAATATACATCAAGTCTCCTAAGAGAGGAAATGTGCCCTTGGCTGGCTATCAAATTTTAGGATATAACCAAGGCAAAAGATGTAGCAAAAAATCAGCCAttgagctgtctgcacaggggTAGTGAGGGAAGACAGGAGAGAGGCCAGTGCATTGAACACGAGACACTGCTACAATAGAAAACAGAGGGTCAGTCACAGAAGAATGGTCCAGACACTAAGGATGTGCCTGCCCCTTAGGCTCTGCTTAGCCTAGTGAGAGAACACATTGGGCAGGTTCATTGGGCTAGACTAAGTTCATTGGGCTGGACTAAGAAATCAAAAGCTCTGGGGAGATAGAAAGGGACTCCAGGAGAGGTGCTTCCCTGTCAGATATCACATGAAAGGTGTATGCACTGGCCTGGCCTGGAGGAGAGTCCCAGCTGAATCACTGAGTCACTGTGAAGAAATTAGACCTCCTGGACACCTCTTTGCAGGCTGGGCTCTGCTGTGGGCCAGGTAGGGTCTCACAGCCTAAGGACATTGGACACTTTGGCCATCATAGAACAGCAGGTGGTCTCACTCACTTGAAGGCACCTGAGTAGCCGAAGTATGGTTCATGGTTGGAGCAGGCacacttttctgtgtcttttcccacaCACAGTTGACACAGCTGGGGGAAGGCTGTCCGATCCACACAGGGAACACAGCTGCCCATGAAGAAATTGGATGCTGCTGCTCAACATAAGACATGTAACACAGGCCATGAGCCACCCTGGCCATACACCatgagccacagctcccagtccAGGATCATGAGAGCACAGAGAGTGACTAAAGGAAAACCAGTACACCCAGTCCCAGCACACCATTATATGTGTTCACTGACCAAGATCAAGGTTTTCCAAGAGGGACAAGTTAACCTTTGTCCTCCGACTTCCCTCCCTAAGAACTAGGCCTGTGCCTGCCATTGACCCAGGCCTGTCTCAGGTTGCTGTCAgctcccctctctgcctgtcaGACTGGAACATCTCAGAGAAAGGTTTCCTCTAGGAATCCTATCTGAGAGATAGGAGACCCCCATATAGAGGTACAGGCCAAGTTCATGGCCAGCAGATGGCCATCAGAAAAGCTCCAGCAGAATGGGAAACACACCAGCCACAGACAGGAAAGAACCCCAGGGAAGTGAACAGTAGGGTCGAGCAATCTTGGTCCTGACTGAAGCCCTCTGTCAGGCTTGAtgcccttccaccccccccccacccccgacattCCTCACGACAGCTACTGGTTGGATGTTAAGagctcagagaagaaaaacacagctGACACCTCCCAAGGACTGCTGATGTGGCAGAACTGACCAGCTTAAAGTTGGTATACCTCCCACCTCTACCCCCAAAACCCATCACACATGATCACCTGATCATGTCTGAGCAACCCCAGTTTGGCCTGTGTAGGCCTGCCTGATAGCACTCACCCTCTTGCCCACTTACCCCTCAGAAGAGAGTCACGTGGCTCAGGCAACTTCCAATAAAGTAAGCCCATGGGGATGTTCCACCCAGCAGACCTGCCAAGGCCTGTGTGGCAGGATTTCTTGCCTTGGAGCTGGTCCAGATTGAAGTCACTGGTCTTTTTCACCACAGCCACAGCATAATAGTGGGTTTTTTTATCTGCAAAGGGACAGTGTGAATGAAAGACCTTTAGCCTGGGGAACAGTTGGAAACATTGCTCCTTGCTGCTGGGCTCCTGAGTAGAAAAAGGGAATCCACAGGGCACATTTCTATTGGGTTGGgtcataaagagagagagatcaggaaaACCTGCCTTGACTTGCAGGGGAAAGAAGGCACCACAGAGAGAACATTTGTAATAACCCTCCAGGCAAACACAGGGGCAAGAAGGCCACATACACATGTGGCCCAAATACTTTTGCCTACCATGGCCCTGCAGGGTGTCTGTCTGCCTATACCTACCAACCCAAGCCCACCAGGAAACTGGAGTTGTGGCACAAGGACCACATTCAAAGTACTTCCTGTCCCCTGACACAGGCCCAGGGACAGCTGGTTGCTCTCAGAAGAGATGCAAGGCTGTTGGGGCTCTGAGCATAGGCTCTAGTGTGGTCTCTCCCCTGTTTGTGGCACCTATGGTTCTTGGAGGGCTCCTCTGTGTAGCTCTCAACCCCAGTGGTTCAGGTCAGGTTGTACACAGCCTGCTCTGTTTCTCCAGGGAGCACATTTCCTGGCCCAGAATGTCAGTGTCAGGAGCACCAGTCCTCAACCATTCCAAAGCCCCAAAGGCCTTGAGTTGTGTCTTCAGCAGCTGATAAGACCTCTCATTCCCCACTGATACCCAATGGGGAATGCTCATCCAtctttaatccccattacctgCCTGAACAAGACAAACTCAGCATCTACCAGGAGAGAACAAGAGCAACAAACTCTCTCCTGGGTCCTCAGGAAGAACTTACCATCTTGTGACCCATAGAACTCTGCCACTACAGGCTTTAGGTTGTAGGGGTGGAGGCCCGCCTCGAACACCAAACCTGCATCCAATGTCACAGCATCTGCTTCATTTGTCTGAAAGGGATAAGACCAAATCCTGATGAGGACCTTACTTCCGATAAACTTTTGGCAAACTAAAAGTACATAGTACGAATTTAAGGAAATcatgaaagaatataaataaagtggaaaaagggggaaacaacacaaatgaacacACACGTATGAACtcaatatttgaaaacagaaaaggaaaaatcagaaaatgaggaAAGTCTGAACTAAGAAATCAAAAGTAATATGGCAGAAATAAGTCCATATTTACCAGTAATAACAATTATTAGTGGCCTAGTTTAccacataaaataaatgagattgtCAGAATGCATTAATAAAGAAAAGCCAGCAATAAACAGTTTTCAAAAGATGCACCTGAAACAGAAGCacacaaaaagttgaaaataaaggaatgcaAAAAGCTATAGAAGAAGACTACTGAGCAGAAGAAAGTTGGTGTAgaatgttaatattaaaaaaatagagtttagTCAAAAAGCACTGCCAGagataaataatgataaaataccAAATTCACCAAGAATGATAGGATTATTCCCTCATACACTCCTGGTGGGAGTAGAAATTTAAATAACCACATTAATTGTGAACTacacccccaaaagaaaaaagaaagaaaaagaaacaacattgaATTTGCTTAAAAATCAAACACGTTTGACATTGTcttaaaagtcaaattcataTCTCACGGCACAGCAAGTCTgctcctatacacacacacacacacacacacacacacacacacatacatatatatatacacatatacatatatttaagagAAACTTGATACTTGTGTCCCAagagatttatataaaaatatttgtcattccCTGATTAGAATAACAGAAAgctggaaatagcccaaatgcctaatgaccagaaaagaaaaaataaattgtggtatactAACATAATGGACTATTGTAGAGctctgaaaatgaatgaacaatggCTATATTCAATGATATGGGTGAATCTTAGCATAATatcaaggaggaaaaaacaagtaAGAGAAGACAACACATAGTAATGTCACGTTTAGGAAACTTTTCACAAATCAAAAATGTGTCGTGATTCATACATGCTATACacatcttaaaatgaaaataaaaggcaaggaaGTTTTAGGATTCAGTTTGCTCAGGATGGAGAAACACATCGGTGGTTTTAAGTAAGGTCAGTGGGATATACTACACTAAGTGGGGCCATTCTTATAAAATCCAGTACTACCACACAGCAGCCCTAGAAGTAAGCTGTTGGCAGTGATGAAGTTTTGAGAACCTGTGTTAGGTTCGTGGATAATATTatgttattaacatttaaaaataaagaggggcatGCATGGACTAAAATGGAACAAATGTCATAATTCAATGGTTAGAATTAAACTATGATTGCAACTGAGATCCAATtaaaacacacacgcacgcacagcaGACCAGCTGTTCTTATCAAATCATTGATTCCTTCAGTGAATCATACTCTATCTGGCTGATCTCCCATCTCATTACTCCTTCTAGTCTCCTGCTTGCTCTATTCCTGTCACCCTGACTTCCCTACAGCAGCTTCAAAAAGCCCATCTCTCCTGTCTCAGGCTCTTTGCACAAATTGTTGTTCACCACCTGGTGTATTCTACCCATGGCACCCAGCAGCCTAACCCATGCTCATCCTTAAGGTCTCAGCTCATTGCTTCCCTCTCAGGGAGATTATCCTTGATACTCAGGCCAAAACAAGTTTCTTCTGAAAGTCTCTGTCAGAGCATTCTACTCTTTCCCTTCATTGTACATCACACAATTTGAAATTATAGTCTATGTgttgcatgtttttcttttctcctgactGTACTGTAAGCTCAAGACTAATGACCATGTGTGTTTCAATTCACCACTGCAGCCCCATTGCCCAGCACAGGGTCTGACCCACATTCAGATATGCACAAAGATGAAGGAATGAAGAGTCTGAGGAAAATCTAGAAACAAAGGGTTCAGCAACCATCTGAAGTTCGCACTGTATTTCTCTTCCCTGGGAGCATCATTCAACTTCCCGTGATATGTCAAAAACTTCCAAAACAATATTGTATAATATTGATAATTTTGATAGCAAACATTCTTGTTTTCCCCCTGAATTTAGAGAACTTAGTGCCTCAAAATTTCCCCCTTTTCAGAGCATTGGATTTTGTTTCAAGACTCCTTAAAAGTGAGCACTCCAATTTCCCTTTCTGAAGTGCTTTTATTAGCATTGGAGGTTGACCGTCACACACACCAGCCTCCTACCTGTGGATAAAGAGTTGTTTCAAaataacagaagagaaaggaaagtacgGATTTTCTCCCACTCCTTTTTAGGCAACAGTGACTTACCGAAATGGCCCTGATGCACTCAAGGTAGGAGGTTTTCTTCACACAGCTGACAAGGGGACCAGTCTTAAGGACCGTTTTCATATTTTCGCTGAAACTGGAGCACTTACTGGCTTCATGATTTGAGACAGTGCACCATCTCACAGTTTTCTCAGCCAGACACAGCCCTAGGAGAAAGAGGCCAGAGGTCCCTGTGCTAGTGGGAGAGACAGCAGCACCCTCTGAAGGGTCTTGAAGGCTCCATCCCCTCTATCCTGTCCTCCTCCCACTCCTCCCATTAACACCCCAGGGCACAGATTCTGCTGCCTTCTGAGGCTGGGGACAAGATAAAGGAACGCTAGAGTCCTCCTAGTCACCTGCTAACCACCCTCTGCTAGCCAGAGGGATGTGGGCTTGACCATCAGCTCTCAAGTGGAGACCACTGTCTACTCCTCTctgttctccctgcctccttgccTCACCATCCTGGGACTGCCACAGGACATAAGCCTTATTGTTGTGACAGGGAATTTTCAGCTACTTGAAGGCAGTGGCTTGAAACTACAATTTGGGGAAGCTAACAAGGTAGGAATTAGC
This genomic stretch from Acinonyx jubatus isolate Ajub_Pintada_27869175 chromosome C2, VMU_Ajub_asm_v1.0, whole genome shotgun sequence harbors:
- the LOC106987385 gene encoding serotransferrin-like yields the protein MKTVLKTGPLVSCVKKTSYLECIRAISTNEADAVTLDAGLVFEAGLHPYNLKPVVAEFYGSQDDKKTHYYAVAVVKKTSDFNLDQLQGKKSCHTGLGRSAGWNIPMGLLYWKLPEPRDSLLRAASNFFMGSCVPCVDRTAFPQLCQLCVGKDTEKCACSNHEPYFGYSGAFKCLMDDAGQVAFVKHCTVLENLPNKADRDQYELLCRDNSRKSVDRYEDCYLAKVPSHAVVARSVGGKEDLIWELLNQAQEHYGKDKSTAFQLFSSTLGKDLLFKDSAQGLLRIPPKMDTWLYLGYEYVTALRNLREDMRSDTSKDECKKVKWCAISHQEKAKCDTWSVNSVGKIECETAESTEDCIAMIAKGEADAMSLDGGFIYIAGQCGLVPVLAENYNTEDPACSSKPEKGYLAVAVVKKSADASLTWNNLKGRKSCHTAVDRTAGWNIPMGLLYNRINSCEFDKIFEQSCAPGSVRNSSLCALCVGSAKYPGKECIPNSHERYYGYTGAFRCLVEKGDVAFVKDQTVMENTGGNNSEDWAKDLKMEDFMLLCPDGSRKAVKEAEKCFLARAPNHAVVSRKNMVACVSKTLLEQQEMFGKTENDCSSQFCMFHSDTKDLLFKDDTKCLAKLPENTTYKSYLGPEYITAVANLRQCSTSKLLEACTFHKD